The sequence ttttcgtagGCAGCAAGCATGAAGACGGCACCCAGAGTGACTCTGAGAATGGTCTCGGCCTGCGTTTCGCCAATCGCCGCCATGCCCTTGAGGAGCGTCTAAAAGCAGCACACAGCCACGTGGGAGGAGTAGCAGGGGGAGCCGGAGCTGGGAACGTAACAGTGAGTGGGGCCAGAACAACTGGAACCCGCACTGCCTTCATGATTGAGTTCTACGATGAGGAAAACCCTCGCAAGCGTCGGTCATACTCTTTTTCCCAGACTGCACCCCTGCTAGCGGGAGGAACTGGTGGTGAAGGACTGTGTCCTCAACCTCCTTCTCACCCCAAGGTGTTTAGCATTTCCACCTCTGCCACTATAGCATCAGATTCAGGTAATAAAATCAGTAATTCATTATCTTTATACTGGGTTTGTGTAGTGCAATATTATAGAAAGGAGATCACAGTACTTTAAATaataatgcaaaataataaaataagaacatATGCTTATAGGAATGTACatgaacatttatttgtgtttttcttacatttgtatttctgcttttttttttattcctaattaggTAAGGTCCCAGCTCCAATACCAGCTACGGTGGCTGTAGGTGCCCCTACAGCTGCCCGCGTGCTCCTCAAGCAGAGGTCAGAAGACCCAAGTATCAGCCGTAGTTCAGCTAGTACTGGCCTGGTGACAGGTAGCCCAACCAGCCCCAGTGAGGACACCTCAATCCTAGGAAGAGGACCAGGGACAGCTGGAGGAGACGCAGAGGACGACCACAGTGATAAGGGGACCTACACTATTGAACTTGAGAACAGAAACccagaagaagaggaagctCGGCGCATGATAGATAAGGTAAAACTGTTTAGAGATGTTAGCACTTTGAGATGCACTGGGATACTATCACAATTATTTAAAGACTTCCATTTGCATTTGTCTTTAAATAATAAGACTATAAGAATGGCATCTTTATTTTGAATTTCTGCCATAAAATCACCTCCAAGTtgtgaaaatatgtgaaatgtgtgaaaaaagcAATTTGCTGATCCAGCTAAAGTCTGCTCTGCATAATGAAGTGACAAAATCCAATTTCCCTCTAAAGCTTATTCCCACAAATGTGAAAGAGCACATTGTGGATAATCTAcaactgtgttttctgttgctgtgttacTGCTCATTGCTTCTTTAGTCAGGTGATTACAGTTTAATAGACTTTAGTTGGCTGTGAGCTATGTAGTGATAGGGATTTCAGTCTAATTTGTAAATTATTGTTAGGACATTAAATACAGTCATCTTAAAAGTGATTGCAGTTTGCCACAAGCAGAaagtcattttctttgtatgttcattttgatgtcaaaataatttttgtctTTGAAGATAACAATGGGTCTGTTACAGTAGTCTGTGAGTTCAAATGACGGTTATCTGGataattacattgttttttttttttacttatggGTTTTAAAGTTCACATCACAGTAACTCCATTGAtggtcataaaaacaaaaacttaccCTTCAGTGAATTTTTTCCAATTTGTAATTGTAAAAGTAACAAAAGCATAATTTAAAGTTGCTCTGCACTGACTTTAAAGTAGAGAATTTGGCCGAGAACAAACAGACCAAGGTTAATAGTCTTTTTATTACCTGCTTTGTTGACACTTTTAGCAAATCCTTTGagactggtttgtgttgttgcCACTAAAACAAAGCTGTCATCTCTCTGTTGCATCCCTTGACCACCACTCCACCCTTTCTGTCCCATTGGTAAACCTAATTCTGATTCTGTAATAGCCCAAGGTGATCTTCTCTATCAGGCCACTGccctgtgtttttaaatgatccTCTAGGGAACCTGAAAAACCACCAGTTTCCTGCCGCCACCCTTGTCACAAGACACTGAGAGAGATGGTTTAATGTTAGTTTCAGGGTGAGATTTACTGGCTTAGTTAAAAACTTTacaaaatttacattttgtttaagTAGGTAAAGTGTGAGcttaaaaaaagactttaagAGTTTCATATAATAAAAGCAAGGAGATTCTGTAGACAAGTTTTAGTTACTCATCTTCCACATTCCAAAGTTGGGACTGCCAACATATTTTTTAAGGTTGTTGTTGTCAGTAAAGGTTATTACACTGGTGTAATTTAAACTTGCCTGAGTGACATCTGACAGTGGCACAGTGTTGTATACAGGTGTTATCTTAAGAGGAGCAGTGATGTAATTAGTGGGGTGTATTTCTAGACAGTGTTAGTCTGAGTGCATTACATTCAAAATTGGAAGTGTTGTTATGCTAATGCCTGTAATTAGCTGACACACTAATTGGCACACTGCTCACAGTGTGTCCTATTTCATTCTCTCTCCCttttgtaaagtgtgtgtgtgtgtgtgtgtgtgtgtgtgtgtgtgtgtgtgtgtgtgtgtgtgtgtgtgtgtgtgtgtgtgtgtgtgtgtgtgtgtgtgtgtgatttcttttCGTTGCCATGGTATTCAACTATCAATTGAAGATCAGTGCTTAAATTCAACAGCATATTCTGCCAGTTCAATTCACTTTTCACAAAGCATGCTGCAGTACTTACTGTAGATGCTTGGGATAAAGATGAACTGAATAGTATGACAATACAAACAGTATATTTATACATAATGACAATGAGTTGTTTGTtccctcctgttttttttctaatgtctATAGGTGTTTGGTGTGCAGCAGAATCAGGATTCCTCTGTTCAGTCAGATctgaaaagagaaggaaaaggaacaAAGACAGGGGAGACAGGAAAAGAGGTAGAAAACAGCTTTAACAGCTTATTTGTGTAgtttctatttcattttttatttctcatagtacCTCTCACATGTACTCTCACGTACAGGTACTCTCATAGTACCCTAAAGTCCATTACTGCAAAACTGATATTGCCACAGTGACAAATTTTTTTGTGAACTTGGTTTGGATTATCATTGGAAGAAATTACTTGTGGCTCCCAGTGTTGTGTAGTATAACAGTGTGTAAAAAGCAGACTAGTGGCTGCAGTTCATAACGTGAGTCACAGTGACTCCTATGACTTGACCACTCTACTCCCCCAGCCCGTTCATGGGAGTTGGCTAGTACTCCCAGAGACTGACCTAGATCATACTCTGATTAGGAGAGACATGGTTGAGCCTCCAGGCAATTTCATAAGGTGGGGGATGCATGTATGAGCACTGGCAGCCTTTCTGTCAAATCTTTTCGCTGTTTAGAGAAATGTCTTTgtccaaaaaaataataaataattgttcagctttttaaaaaatgtcttgtaTGGTGACAGCACGATGCCCTCCATTGTGagcaattttatttaaaaagtatacATAGGGTTAGAATATGTGTCAGATTTATGCCTTTGGGCAACCTCACATTATGTATGTTTTAAGTTCTTAGAAAAATTCAAATATTGTTCAGGAATTTGGACTTCAGTCCTACATGTGGTGATCAATAATCTAAATTATTTCCACTGCCatgtgttacattttttaaatatatgtaattaccaataaatgtaattataaaaactataaaaaactATCTCATCCTCATTATTCTTCTAACTGATTTAACTTCCTTTTTTCTACTTTACtcacttgttttcttctctcttgtCATCACCATCCCCCCAGGCTCTTCCTGGTGACTCAAGCTGGGTTTGTCAGTGGGCCTCTTTAGCTGCCAGTCACACCAGGACAGACCCTGAGGGATCAGGAGCAGAGACAGCTGCCTTCCTGCACAAAGAGAGAGGTGCATAGTAACTTAATTCTCagtgaataaaaacatctaaattaGATTTTCAGTCGAACTGAATTCTGaattttcaaatacaaaatTTATAAGCATGTAGCCTCACTGGATGTATTTGTAAATCACATGAAAAAATCTTAACTTTAAGACAACTGAAATTGTGCTATGTTCTACAGGGGCCGATGCCTTTGAGTCTGGTGCATCTATCAGCAGAGGTGAATCCTCCTCCAGCCTGACTGACCGTAAGCGCCGGACCCTGCCCCAGCTTCCTGTGGATGACCCACAGGCTAAATCCAGCACCAAAGCTCTGAGGTCTGAGATTGGGGAGAAACaggacactgaaccccaagaaaaagagaacaaaggAGACGGGGAGTCCCCAATTCCTGTGGAGGACGGTGAGATGACCAGTAAACGGAAACAAAGCTCCACCTCCTCTCCATCTAAGACTCCCCTCCGGACCTCTGGCAGCACTGAGCGAAGGAAGAGGtctgaggagagaaaaggaggaggggcaggagaaggaggagagaagtCTGGGAAGCCTCTAGTGCGCCAGGGCAGCTTTACCATTGAGAAACCTAGTGCTAATGTTCCTGTAGAGCTCATCCCACGCATCAACAGAGGCAGTAATGGCCGGGAACGCAGTGACTCTGTGGGTAGCATGGATACTGCTACGCTTCTGAAGGACACTGAAGCTGTGATGGCGTTTCTGGAGGCCAAATTaagagatgaaaacaaattaGACCAAAAGAGTAGTAAGGCTGGCATCACCACTCAGGGTTCAGGCTGTGGCTTTCCCCCTCGGACTGACTCCATCTCTCCTGAGTCAGATGTGGACACGGCCAGCACAGCCAGTCATGTAGCTGGAGAGGCAGATAGGAAAGCAATGGCTGGTGGAGTACAAAAACGCCGGTCCCTCAGCAGCATGCATCGGGAAAAAAGTAACATGAGCACAGCTTCCAAGACCAGCGTTACTAATTCAAGTGCTCGTGAACGCTTGGAGAGGAAGACTAAAACAAGGACTGTGGAGACAAGCCGGACTGATGTACGCCGCACTGTTCAACCAGCCTCTTCCAGGGCACGCCAACCTTCTATGGATCTCACCGATGATGACCACACTTCTTCCTTCCCTATCTCTGACATCCTCTCCTCAGACCAGGAGACCTACTCTGGACCTTTGGGGCACTCAACATATGGACGTTCAGATGATGTTCTCCATTCTAAAACTGATAGCAAGTCTGCCAAGACCTCCACCACTGCTTCCTCCAAAACCAGCCGCTCTCTTCAAGCAGCCACAACCTCCTCCCTGAACAAACAGGCCTCGCTGCCTCAGCCTCGGCCCACAAGAGCCTCCCTTCTGCGCCGTGCTCGGCTGGGTGATACATCTGACACAGATCTAGCTGATGCAGACAGGGTGTCTGTAGCTTCTGAGgtgtccaccaccagctccaccTCTAAGCCCCCATCTGGTCGGAAGGGAATGTCACGACTGGACATGCTGGCTCAGCCGCGTAGGAACCGCCTGGGTTCCATCTCAGCCCGTAGTGACTCAGAATGTACAGTGACCCGGAGCTCCACCTCTTCACCCCGCCTATCAGCTGAGACTGCTCTGCGTCTGGGTTTGCGCTCATCAACACCTACGGAAAACAGGCTGACAACCAGGATGAGGGCTAACAGCGTGTCTAAACTGAATGAGACCAAGACTAAAACCACTACATCTGGCTACTGCTCACCAACAGGTAATAACATCAACTTCAGACCTGATTTATGGTTTATTccgatttctttttttttttttttttttttttgtatactaGTAATAAGGAGGAAAAGTAAAATTCTGAACtgaggtgtttttattttagattattttgaACACATTATGGCATATGTGTAAGTCCATAAATCCAGAGCATTGCATACCTCATAGTATCCCAGTGTGTAAA is a genomic window of Mastacembelus armatus chromosome 15, fMasArm1.2, whole genome shotgun sequence containing:
- the cep170aa gene encoding centrosomal protein of 170 kDa isoform X3, producing the protein MSVTSWFLVSSGGTRHRLPREMIFVGRDDCELMLQSRSVDKQHAVINYEAGTDEHKVKDLGSLNGTFVNDVRIQEQMYITLKLEDKLRFGYDTNLFTVVRGELTVPEEALKHEKFTSGLQLSKKMSTGEAIAATSKSPTKTTVKTLKSSSGSSTRPGESRATDRVTSTKEPPAKPADSHKVEERTGGDATALPRGTPLYGQPSWWGDGDADDENSFKQEIKSSTKKHDSSMSDSKEACRGEKAKEDGLHVSTAHDSSYFEIPTKEGHMDSNGIYEIPTKDTEDTTTHTTAAQGHASFTIEFDNTSPGKVTIKDHVSKFTSDHHRSRSKKSGAGSGGAGGRDLSTLQAAMMASESKVADWLAQNDPTLVRGESTEDDSKSIKSDVPVHLKRLKGSKHEDGTQSDSENGLGLRFANRRHALEERLKAAHSHVGGVAGGAGAGNVTVSGARTTGTRTAFMIEFYDEENPRKRRSYSFSQTAPLLAGGTGGEGLCPQPPSHPKVFSISTSATIASDSGKVPAPIPATVAVGAPTAARVLLKQRSEDPSISRSSASTGLVTGSPTSPSEDTSILGRGPGTAGGDAEDDHSDKGTYTIELENRNPEEEEARRMIDKVFGVQQNQDSSVQSDLKREGKGTKTGETGKEALPGDSSWVCQWASLAASHTRTDPEGSGAETAAFLHKERGADAFESGASISRGESSSSLTDRKRRTLPQLPVDDPQAKSSTKALRSEIGEKQDTEPQEKENKGDGESPIPVEDGEMTSKRKQSSTSSPSKTPLRTSGSTERRKRSEERKGGGAGEGGEKSGKPLVRQGSFTIEKPSANVPVELIPRINRGSNGRERSDSVGSMDTATLLKDTEAVMAFLEAKLRDENKLDQKSSKAGITTQGSGCGFPPRTDSISPESDVDTASTASHVAGEADRKAMAGGVQKRRSLSSMHREKSNMSTASKTSVTNSSARERLERKTKTRTVETSRTDVRRTVQPASSRARQPSMDLTDDDHTSSFPISDILSSDQETYSGPLGHSTYGRSDDVLHSKTDSKSAKTSTTASSKTSRSLQAATTSSLNKQASLPQPRPTRASLLRRARLGDTSDTDLADADRVSVASEVSTTSSTSKPPSGRKGMSRLDMLAQPRRNRLGSISARSDSECTVTRSSTSSPRLSAETALRLGLRSSTPTENRLTTRMRANSVSKLNETKTKTTTSGYCSPTVSSSNRWRRLPPEYGSTSEEEFGSNRNSPKHGGRSHVRPHHLVPHRGSRLSTTTSPSTAVATGPVGVGLKHRMKEQEEYIRDWTAHSEEIARLFPCVRRISQDLAKDLAILAREIHDVAGEIDSVSSSGTAPSTTVSTAATTPGSAIDTREEVGSARSMQPEIQESMRKLVDRVFDESLNFRKIPPVISTNKAPEINGKPVELRPRAPDSQEPRALRRRTWNREEAVLDSLLLNSVSQLSTKIRHSIDKTAGKIRVLFKDKDRNWDEIENKLRSESDLPLLKTSNKEISSILLELKRVEKQLQVINVMVDPDGTLDALANLGLTSPTTPTKPQTAKTISPSATSPGLVPPAKESLPEILPGPGGSVTSAKVQASSASTEETVRDPIVGVGLTGVGGLHFSRLRPSGEEAIAQK
- the cep170aa gene encoding centrosomal protein of 170 kDa isoform X4, with translation MSVTSWFLVSSGGTRHRLPREMIFVGRDDCELMLQSRSVDKQHAVINYEAGTDEHKVKDLGSLNGTFVNDVRIQEQMYITLKLEDKLRFGYDTNLFTVVRGELTVPEEALKHEKFTSGLQLSKKMSTGEAIAATSKSPTKTTVKTLKSSSGSSTRPGESRATDRVTSTKEPPAKPADSHKVEERTGGDATALPRGTPLYGQPSWWGDGDADDENSFKQEIKSSTKKHDSSMSDSKEACRGEKAKEDGLHVSTAHDSSYFEIPTKEGHMDSNGIYEIPTKDTEDTTTHTTAAQGHASFTIEFDNTSPGKVTIKDHVSKFTSDHHRSRSKKSGAGSGGAGGRDLSTLQAAMMASESKVADWLAQNDPTLVRGESTEDDSKSIKSDVPVHLKRLKGSKHEDGTQSDSENGLGLRFANRRHALEERLKAAHSHVGGVAGGAGAGNVTVSGARTTGTRTAFMIEFYDEENPRKRRSYSFSQTAPLLAGGTGGEGLCPQPPSHPKVFSISTSATIASDSGKVPAPIPATVAVGAPTAARVLLKQRSEDPSISRSSASTGLVTGSPTSPSEDTSILGRGPGTAGGDAEDDHSDKGTYTIELENRNPEEEEARRMIDKVFGVQQNQDSSVQSDLKREGKGTKTGETGKEALPGDSSWVCQWASLAASHTRTDPEGSGAETAAFLHKERGADAFESGASISRGESSSSLTDRKRRTLPQLPVDDPQAKSSTKALRSEIGEKQDTEPQEKENKGDGESPIPVEDGEMTSKRKQSSTSSPSKTPLRTSGSTERRKRSEERKGGGAGEGGEKSGKPLVRQGSFTIEKPSANVPVELIPRINRGSNGRERSDSVGSMDTATLLKDTEAVMAFLEAKLRDENKLDQKSSKAGITTQGSGCGFPPRTDSISPESDVDTASTASHVAGEADRKAMAGGVQKRRSLSSMHREKSNMSTASKTSVTNSSARERLERKTKTRTVETSRTDVRRTVQPASSRARQPSMDLTDDDHTSSFPISDILSSDQETYSGPLGHSTYGRSDDVLHSKTDSKSAKTSTTASSKTSRSLQAATTSSLNKQASLPQPRPTRASLLRRARLGDTSDTDLADADRVSVASEVSTTSSTSKPPSGRKGMSRLDMLAQPRRNRLGSISARSDSECTVTRSSTSSPRLSAETALRLGLRSSTPTENRLTTRMRANSVSKLNETKTKTTTSGYCSPTESSQPEPEGIDAEEQLVVSSSNRWRRLPPEYGSTSEEEFGSNRNSPKHGGRSHVRPHHLVPHRGSRLSTTTSPSTAVATGPVGVGLKHRMKEQEEYIRDWTAHSEEIARLFPCVRRISQDLAKDLAILAREIHDVAGEIDSVSSSGTAPSTTVSTAATTPGSAIDTREELVDRVFDESLNFRKIPPVISTNKAPEINGKPVELRPRAPDSQEPRALRRRTWNREEAVLDSLLLNSVSQLSTKIRHSIDKTAGKIRVLFKDKDRNWDEIENKLRSESDLPLLKTSNKEISSILLELKRVEKQLQVINVMVDPDGTLDALANLGLTSPTTPTKPQTAKTISPSATSPGLVPPAKESLPEILPGPGGSVTSAKVQASSASTEETVRDPIVGVGLTGVGGLHFSRLRPSGEEAIAQK
- the cep170aa gene encoding centrosomal protein of 170 kDa isoform X6, whose protein sequence is MSVTSWFLVSSGGTRHRLPREMIFVGRDDCELMLQSRSVDKQHAVINYEAGTDEHKVKDLGSLNGTFVNDVRIQEQMYITLKLEDKLRFGYDTNLFTVVRGELTVPEEALKHEKFTSGLQLSKKMSTGEAIAATSKSPTKTTVKTLKSSSGSSTRPGESRATDRVTSTKEPPAKPADSHKVEERTGGDATALPRGTPLYGQPSWWGDGDADDENSFKQEIKSSTKKHDSSMSDSKEACRGEKAKEDGLHVSTAHDSSYFEIPTKEGHMDSNGIYEIPTKDTEDTTTHTTAAQGHASFTIEFDNTSPGKVTIKDHVSKFTSDHHRSRSKKSGAGSGGAGGRDLSTLQAAMMASESKVADWLAQNDPTLVRGESTEDDSKSIKSDVPVHLKRLKGSKHEDGTQSDSENGLGLRFANRRHALEERLKAAHSHVGGVAGGAGAGNVTVSGARTTGTRTAFMIEFYDEENPRKRRSYSFSQTAPLLAGGTGGEGLCPQPPSHPKVFSISTSATIASDSGKVPAPIPATVAVGAPTAARVLLKQRSEDPSISRSSASTGLVTGSPTSPSEDTSILGRGPGTAGGDAEDDHSDKGTYTIELENRNPEEEEARRMIDKVFGVQQNQDSSVQSDLKREGKGTKTGETGKEALPGDSSWVCQWASLAASHTRTDPEGSGAETAAFLHKERGADAFESGASISRGESSSSLTDRKRRTLPQLPVDDPQAKSSTKALRSEIGEKQDTEPQEKENKGDGESPIPVEDGEMTSKRKQSSTSSPSKTPLRTSGSTERRKRSEERKGGGAGEGGEKSGKPLVRQGSFTIEKPSANVPVELIPRINRGSNGRERSDSVGSMDTATLLKDTEAVMAFLEAKLRDENKLDQKSSKAGITTQGSGCGFPPRTDSISPESDVDTASTASHVAGEADRKAMAGGVQKRRSLSSMHREKSNMSTASKTSVTNSSARERLERKTKTRTVETSRTDVRRTVQPASSRARQPSMDLTDDDHTSSFPISDILSSDQETYSGPLGHSTYGRSDDVLHSKTDSKSAKTSTTASSKTSRSLQAATTSSLNKQASLPQPRPTRASLLRRARLGDTSDTDLADADRVSVASEVSTTSSTSKPPSGRKGMSRLDMLAQPRRNRLGSISARSDSECTVTRSSTSSPRLSAETALRLGLRSSTPTENRLTTRMRANSVSKLNETKTKTTTSGYCSPTESSQPEPEGIDAEEQLVVSSSNRWRRLPPEYGSTSEEEFGSNRNSPKHGGRSHVRPHHLVPHRGSRLSTTTSPSTAVATGPVGVGLKHRMKEQEEYIRDWTAHSEEIARISQDLAKDLAILAREIHDVAGEIDSVSSSGTAPSTTVSTAATTPGSAIDTREELVDRVFDESLNFRKIPPVISTNKAPEINGKPVELRPRAPDSQEPRALRRRTWNREEAVLDSLLLNSVSQLSTKIRHSIDKTAGKIRVLFKDKDRNWDEIENKLRSESDLPLLKTSNKEISSILLELKRVEKQLQVINVMVDPDGTLDALANLGLTSPTTPTKPQTAKTISPSATSPGLVPPAKESLPEILPGPGGSVTSAKVQASSASTEETVRDPIVGVGLTGVGGLHFSRLRPSGEEAIAQK
- the cep170aa gene encoding centrosomal protein of 170 kDa isoform X5, producing MSVTSWFLVSSGGTRHRLPREMIFVGRDDCELMLQSRSVDKQHAVINYEAGTDEHKVKDLGSLNGTFVNDVRIQEQMYITLKLEDKLRFGYDTNLFTVVRGELTVPEEALKHEKFTSGLQLSKKMSTGEAIAATSKSPTKTTVKTLKSSSGSSTRPGESRATDRVTSTKEPPAKPADSHKVEERTGGDATALPRGTPLYGQPSWWGDGDADDENSFKQEIKSSTKKHDSSMSDSKEACRGEKAKEDGLHVSTAHDSSYFEIPTKEGHMDSNGIYEIPTKDTEDTTTHTTAAQGHASFTIEFDNTSPGKVTIKDHVSKFTSDHHRSRSKKSGAGSGGAGGRDLSTLQAAMMASESKVADWLAQNDPTLVRGESTEDDSKSIKSDVPVHLKRLKGSKHEDGTQSDSENGLGLRFANRRHALEERLKAAHSHVGGVAGGAGAGNVTVSGARTTGTRTAFMIEFYDEENPRKRRSYSFSQTAPLLAGGTGGEGLCPQPPSHPKVFSISTSATIASDSGKVPAPIPATVAVGAPTAARVLLKQRSEDPSISRSSASTGLVTGSPTSPSEDTSILGRGPGTAGGDAEDDHSDKGTYTIELENRNPEEEEARRMIDKVFGVQQNQDSSVQSDLKREGKGTKTGETGKEALPGDSSWVCQWASLAASHTRTDPEGSGAETAAFLHKERGADAFESGASISRGESSSSLTDRKRRTLPQLPVDDPQAKSSTKALRSEIGEKQDTEPQEKENKGDGESPIPVEDGEMTSKRKQSSTSSPSKTPLRTSGSTERRKRSEERKGGGAGEGGEKSGKPLVRQGSFTIEKPSANVPVELIPRINRGSNGRERSDSVGSMDTATLLKDTEAVMAFLEAKLRDENKLDQKSSKAGITTQGSGCGFPPRTDSISPESDVDTASTASHVAGEADRKAMAGGVQKRRSLSSMHREKSNMSTASKTSVTNSSARERLERKTKTRTVETSRTDVRRTVQPASSRARQPSMDLTDDDHTSSFPISDILSSDQETYSGPLGHSTYGRSDDVLHSKTDSKSAKTSTTASSKTSRSLQAATTSSLNKQASLPQPRPTRASLLRRARLGDTSDTDLADADRVSVASEVSTTSSTSKPPSGRKGMSRLDMLAQPRRNRLGSISARSDSECTVTRSSTSSPRLSAETALRLGLRSSTPTENRLTTRMRANSVSKLNETKTKTTTSGYCSPTVSSSNRWRRLPPEYGSTSEEEFGSNRNSPKHGGRSHVRPHHLVPHRGSRLSTTTSPSTAVATGPVGVGLKHRMKEQEEYIRDWTAHSEEIARISQDLAKDLAILAREIHDVAGEIDSVSSSGTAPSTTVSTAATTPGSAIDTREEVGSARSMQPEIQESMRKLVDRVFDESLNFRKIPPVISTNKAPEINGKPVELRPRAPDSQEPRALRRRTWNREEAVLDSLLLNSVSQLSTKIRHSIDKTAGKIRVLFKDKDRNWDEIENKLRSESDLPLLKTSNKEISSILLELKRVEKQLQVINVMVDPDGTLDALANLGLTSPTTPTKPQTAKTISPSATSPGLVPPAKESLPEILPGPGGSVTSAKVQASSASTEETVRDPIVGVGLTGVGGLHFSRLRPSGEEAIAQK
- the cep170aa gene encoding centrosomal protein of 170 kDa isoform X7, yielding MSVTSWFLVSSGGTRHRLPREMIFVGRDDCELMLQSRSVDKQHAVINYEAGTDEHKVKDLGSLNGTFVNDVRIQEQMYITLKLEDKLRFGYDTNLFTVVRGELTVPEEALKHEKFTSGLQLSKKMSTGEAIAATSKSPTKTTVKTLKSSSGSSTRPGESRATDRVTSTKEPPAKPADSHKVEERTGGDATALPRGTPLYGQPSWWGDGDADDENSFKQEIKSSTKKHDSSMSDSKEACRGEKAKEDGLHVSTAHDSSYFEIPTKEGHMDSNGIYEIPTKDTEDTTTHTTAAQGHASFTIEFDNTSPGKVTIKDHVSKFTSDHHRSRSKKSGAGSGGAGGRDLSTLQAAMMASESKVADWLAQNDPTLVRGESTEDDSKSIKSDVPVHLKRLKGSKHEDGTQSDSENGLGLRFANRRHALEERLKAAHSHVGGVAGGAGAGNVTVSGARTTGTRTAFMIEFYDEENPRKRRSYSFSQTAPLLAGGTGGEGLCPQPPSHPKVFSISTSATIASDSGKVPAPIPATVAVGAPTAARVLLKQRSEDPSISRSSASTGLVTGSPTSPSEDTSILGRGPGTAGGDAEDDHSDKGTYTIELENRNPEEEEARRMIDKVFGVQQNQDSSVQSDLKREGKGTKTGETGKEALPGDSSWVCQWASLAASHTRTDPEGSGAETAAFLHKERGADAFESGASISRGESSSSLTDRKRRTLPQLPVDDPQAKSSTKALRSEIGEKQDTEPQEKENKGDGESPIPVEDGEMTSKRKQSSTSSPSKTPLRTSGSTERRKRSEERKGGGAGEGGEKSGKPLVRQGSFTIEKPSANVPVELIPRINRGSNGRERSDSVGSMDTATLLKDTEAVMAFLEAKLRDENKLDQKSSKAGITTQGSGCGFPPRTDSISPESDVDTASTASHVAGEADRKAMAGGVQKRRSLSSMHREKSNMSTASKTSVTNSSARERLERKTKTRTVETSRTDVRRTVQPASSRARQPSMDLTDDDHTSSFPISDILSSDQETYSGPLGHSTYGRSDDVLHSKTDSKSAKTSTTASSKTSRSLQAATTSSLNKQASLPQPRPTRASLLRRARLGDTSDTDLADADRVSVASEVSTTSSTSKPPSGRKGMSRLDMLAQPRRNRLGSISARSDSECTVTRSSTSSPRLSAETALRLGLRSSTPTENRLTTRMRANSVSKLNETKTKTTTSGYCSPTVSSSNRWRRLPPEYGSTSEEEFGSNRNSPKHGGRSHVRPHHLVPHRGSRLSTTTSPSTAVATGPVGVGLKHRMKEQEEYIRDWTAHSEEIARISQDLAKDLAILAREIHDVAGEIDSVSSSGTAPSTTVSTAATTPGSAIDTREELVDRVFDESLNFRKIPPVISTNKAPEINGKPVELRPRAPDSQEPRALRRRTWNREEAVLDSLLLNSVSQLSTKIRHSIDKTAGKIRVLFKDKDRNWDEIENKLRSESDLPLLKTSNKEISSILLELKRVEKQLQVINVMVDPDGTLDALANLGLTSPTTPTKPQTAKTISPSATSPGLVPPAKESLPEILPGPGGSVTSAKVQASSASTEETVRDPIVGVGLTGVGGLHFSRLRPSGEEAIAQK